A genomic segment from Bos taurus isolate L1 Dominette 01449 registration number 42190680 breed Hereford chromosome 1, ARS-UCD2.0, whole genome shotgun sequence encodes:
- the IFNGR2 gene encoding interferon gamma receptor 2 isoform X2, whose protein sequence is MRPPPPTLLPPLLLMLSGFGAAAPPADSLAQLPAPGNLKVHLYNAQQALSWEPVSLDSDPRPVVYQVQYKYSTSSNWYDVNKEDSKVDCTNLTRTECDFTANSLSEGFPRRFNISLRVRAKLGGLVSAWATAPWFEHYRNATIGPPENIRVTPEEGSLIIRLSAPFDVPATEAYFVYCVYYWEKAGAKQVTRPFRSNFITLNDLKPLRVYCFQVKAELFLTKENISRPGHLSNISCCETAADASVKLQQDFLAAGTTFLVLSVVVGSCLFLVLRYRGLVKHWFHSPPSIPSQIEEVGQKMA, encoded by the exons ATGCGGCCGCCGCCGCCGACACTGCTGCCGCCGCTGCTTCTGATGCTCAGCGGCTTTGGCGCTGCGGCGCCCCCCGCAG ACTCCCTGGCCCAGCTGCCTGCTCCTGGAAACCTGAAGGTTCACCTGTACAACGCCCAGCAGGCGCTGAGCTGGGAGCCGGTGTCCCTGGACAGCGACCCGAGGCCGGTGGTCTACCAGGTGCAGTATAAATA CAGCACCAGTAGTAACTGGTATGATGTCAACAAAGAAGATAGCAAGGTGGATTGTACGAACCTCACCAGGACAGAGTGTGACTTTACCGCAAACAGCCTCTCGGAGGGGTTCCCACGGCGTTTCAACATCTCTTTACGTGTTCGAGCTAAGCTCGGGGGCCTCGTTTCTGCCTGGGCAACAGCACCTTGGTTCGAACACTATCGGAATG CTACCATTGGGCCTCCAGAAAACATCCGGGTGACCCCAGAAGAAGGCTCCCTTATCATCAGGCTTTCTGCTCCCTTCGATGTCCCTGCCACCGAGGCCTATTTTGTGTATTGTGTCTACTACTGGGAGAAGGCAGGAGCTAAACAG GTGACACGCCCGTTCAGGAGTAACTTCATCACATTGAATGATTTAAAACCCTTAAGAGTATACTGTTTTCAAGTCAAGGCAGAACTGTTTTTGACCAAAGAAAACATCTCTCGACCTGGACATTTAAGCAACATATCTTGCTGTGAAACGGCAGCAGATG CTTCTGTCAAGCTTCAACAAGACTTCCTGGCTGCCGGAACCACCTTTTTGGTGCTGTCAGTGGTGGTAGGGTCCTGTCTCTTCCTGGTTCTGAGATACAGAGGCCTGGTTAAACACTGGTTCCACTCTCCGCCAAGCATTCCATCACAGATAGAGGAG GTTGGCCAAAAGATGGCCTAG